In the genome of Enterococcus gilvus ATCC BAA-350, one region contains:
- a CDS encoding transposase family protein, with translation MIKYKEFTSCSFLLDDDPFTYDVEETAEIIHLFVKSRCHSCSCPACGVTCHKLYSTYIRTIQDTPIHGKQTLLHADVYKYYCLNLAFFYQVFTELLSFFRPSQVRTEALNTFILGVAIF, from the coding sequence ATGATCAAGTACAAAGAATTTACAAGCTGTTCTTTTTTATTAGATGACGATCCTTTTACTTATGATGTAGAAGAAACTGCGGAAATCATTCATCTATTTGTCAAGTCAAGATGTCATAGTTGTTCTTGTCCGGCTTGCGGTGTTACTTGTCACAAACTGTATTCAACGTATATACGAACGATCCAAGACACACCGATTCATGGAAAGCAGACGCTTCTTCATGCCGATGTATATAAGTATTATTGCCTAAATCTGGCGTTTTTCTACCAAGTATTTACGGAACTGCTATCGTTTTTTCGTCCCTCTCAAGTTCGAACCGAGGCGCTTAATACATTCATTTTAGGTGTTGCCATTTTTTAG
- a CDS encoding penicillin-binding transpeptidase domain-containing protein — MKRSEKHKRGKGIVIVVGILIIGCLFFFGYRTINEQRMEAKGKETIKAFVDRLSKGKYQDSLKYLSEDSLKSLDFSKQQVNEKYQNIYGSIRVHDIKIKNLTIKENQFAYTAILYTGLGKSFKQNYQGTLTKGNSLIEWAPNLIFSGMKQTDKVAYHYLSATRGEIVDRNGHGLANNSEIVNLGVVPKALGEGEQKQEKIKKISEALGLTEKSINTSLEQSWVKEEYFVPLKTETKVPENFEAPDGLEVQTDIGRTYPIGEAAAHLIGYVGAVTAEDMKKNKDLSEGSIIGRTGLERVFDKELRGRDGGYIAITNSEGKEKEILQKINVVEGKKIQLTIDVQAQYLAYKSLGNERGSSVVTEPKTGDLLAVASSPSFDPNNFVHGISQTDYDKLSKDKALPFLARYSNGYAPGSTFKLITAAIGLDAGTINPNQALAINGLKWQQDASWGGYKVTRVSDVSPVDLRTAMIYSDNIYMAQETLKMGEKTFRAGLNKFIFGEELDLPIEMNPAQISTEKNFSSDILLADTGYGQGQLLLNPIQQIATYSVFPNNGTIVYPKLLLSQENKTKNNVVSAETVARINQDMQAVVEDPNGTANSLQSLGIPLMAKTGTAEIKEKQDERGLQNSFLYAFDSQNQKFSVLQFLEDRPDSKSAVGMVLELLKYLKENYS; from the coding sequence ATGAAACGAAGTGAGAAACACAAGCGAGGAAAGGGAATCGTTATCGTTGTGGGAATTTTGATTATCGGTTGTCTTTTCTTTTTCGGCTACCGCACGATAAATGAACAACGGATGGAGGCAAAAGGGAAGGAAACGATCAAGGCCTTTGTTGATCGCCTTTCGAAAGGAAAATATCAGGATTCTTTAAAATATCTTTCCGAAGACTCGTTAAAATCGCTGGATTTTTCAAAGCAGCAAGTAAATGAAAAGTACCAAAATATTTATGGCAGTATACGTGTTCATGATATAAAAATTAAGAATCTTACAATAAAGGAGAATCAATTTGCGTATACGGCGATTCTTTATACAGGTTTAGGAAAGTCGTTTAAGCAAAATTATCAAGGAACATTAACAAAAGGCAATAGTTTAATCGAATGGGCACCGAATTTGATTTTTTCTGGAATGAAACAGACGGATAAGGTGGCTTATCATTACCTTTCTGCCACAAGAGGAGAGATTGTGGATCGAAATGGACATGGCCTAGCCAATAATAGTGAGATCGTTAACTTGGGGGTCGTGCCTAAAGCGCTGGGCGAAGGGGAGCAAAAACAGGAAAAAATCAAAAAAATCAGTGAAGCTCTAGGTTTGACTGAAAAATCCATCAATACGTCATTAGAGCAAAGCTGGGTCAAGGAAGAGTATTTTGTTCCATTAAAGACTGAAACGAAAGTACCTGAAAACTTCGAGGCTCCAGATGGATTAGAAGTACAAACGGATATTGGGAGAACGTATCCAATCGGTGAGGCGGCCGCGCATCTTATTGGATATGTCGGAGCGGTAACAGCAGAGGATATGAAAAAAAATAAAGATTTATCCGAAGGTAGTATTATTGGTCGGACTGGACTGGAAAGAGTATTTGATAAAGAACTGCGAGGTCGCGATGGCGGGTATATTGCTATAACGAACAGCGAAGGGAAAGAAAAGGAAATTCTGCAAAAAATCAATGTCGTTGAAGGGAAAAAGATCCAATTAACGATTGATGTCCAAGCGCAATACTTGGCCTATAAATCATTAGGTAATGAGCGAGGGTCAAGTGTAGTGACGGAACCGAAAACGGGAGATTTGCTGGCTGTCGCCAGTTCGCCGAGCTTTGATCCCAATAACTTCGTTCATGGAATCAGTCAAACGGATTACGACAAACTTTCGAAAGACAAAGCTTTGCCATTTTTAGCAAGATATTCAAACGGTTATGCGCCAGGGTCAACCTTCAAGCTGATCACGGCCGCGATTGGATTGGATGCTGGAACGATTAATCCGAACCAGGCTTTAGCGATCAATGGACTAAAATGGCAGCAGGATGCTTCTTGGGGAGGATACAAAGTAACTCGTGTTTCCGATGTTTCGCCAGTCGATTTAAGGACGGCGATGATTTATTCCGATAACATCTACATGGCTCAAGAAACTTTAAAAATGGGGGAGAAAACATTTCGTGCAGGATTAAACAAATTCATTTTCGGAGAAGAGTTAGATTTGCCGATTGAAATGAATCCCGCGCAAATATCCACCGAAAAGAATTTCAGCTCAGATATTTTATTGGCCGATACCGGTTACGGACAAGGGCAACTGCTATTGAATCCGATTCAGCAAATCGCGACGTACTCAGTTTTTCCTAATAATGGAACGATCGTTTATCCAAAACTTTTGCTGTCGCAAGAAAATAAAACAAAAAATAATGTAGTCTCTGCTGAAACGGTCGCTCGCATTAATCAAGACATGCAGGCGGTTGTTGAAGATCCTAACGGCACTGCCAATAGTCTGCAGTCCTTAGGGATTCCACTCATGGCAAAAACAGGAACCGCAGAAATCAAAGAAAAGCAAGATGAACGCGGGCTGCAAAACAGCTTCCTTTACGCCTTTGACAGTCAGAACCAAAAATTTTCCGTCCTGCAATTTTTAGAAGACCGTCCAGACAGCAAGTCGGCTGTGGGAATGGTTCTAGAATTGTTAAAATATCTAAAGGAGAATTACAGCTAA
- a CDS encoding BlaR1 family beta-lactam sensor/signal transducer, with the protein MTHFLLNIVSSNLYLILLFILRRLLGKQISPIYQGKYWNLTGLTVLFFIPNQLLTEFRDFIYYRMQSVMPGRSLPTSLHLDNAQNFMGGTSSSWMNDNALPANDFGSIFLWSVEAVWAIGVVIFLARAIYSYSKFRKMVRAAVKVDNQRVQKQLTKAEKCLGYSRKGLVLLQSDGVDSPATFGFFRPTIILPNNFITKASNEQLFFILLHELVHQRDRDTVQNNFLFWLSILNWFNPVSYLLVKQARSDREISCDQSVMRLLNEEDVFFYGKTLLDYVQKNQNLYLLGFSGKRKELTRRIECISSFQPSSTKKLAAKFMVVIALVFSIFLIIPQARTDETDQFSRQEPLVEQKYDPLFDQNENNSLVIYDDSKDRYLTYNQAAGHKRYSPDSTYKIWSALFALDAHKINQTNNVRAWDGTDYPIDSWNHDQNLQTALTNSTNWYFQQLDSELGKTKLKENFRSINYGNMNLLGGIDNYWLESSLKISPFEQVNLFKRLLEGKLSFSTDNVAFVKQAIHLQTQPEYTLYGKTGTGNSVTTSTGWFLGSMETNKGNYYFACHLQGVKATGSAAAEKTLAILKELEIY; encoded by the coding sequence ATGACTCATTTTCTTTTGAATATCGTTTCTTCCAACCTGTATCTGATTCTTTTATTCATACTTAGAAGGCTGCTCGGAAAACAGATTTCACCAATTTATCAAGGCAAATATTGGAATCTAACGGGATTGACCGTCTTATTCTTTATCCCCAATCAGCTTCTTACGGAATTCAGGGATTTTATTTATTACCGAATGCAAAGTGTAATGCCAGGTCGATCACTTCCGACTTCGCTTCATTTGGATAATGCTCAAAATTTCATGGGAGGAACGTCCTCTAGCTGGATGAATGATAATGCACTTCCAGCAAATGATTTCGGCTCTATTTTTTTATGGTCGGTGGAAGCTGTATGGGCGATCGGTGTTGTGATTTTTCTGGCTCGAGCAATCTATTCTTATAGCAAATTTCGTAAAATGGTTCGAGCGGCTGTAAAAGTGGATAATCAAAGAGTTCAAAAACAATTAACAAAAGCAGAGAAATGTTTGGGATACAGCAGAAAAGGATTGGTTCTCCTACAGAGTGATGGAGTCGATAGCCCAGCGACATTTGGTTTTTTTCGCCCCACGATTATATTGCCGAACAACTTTATTACTAAAGCTTCAAATGAACAGCTATTTTTCATTTTATTACATGAACTTGTTCATCAGAGAGATAGGGACACGGTTCAAAATAATTTTTTATTTTGGCTGTCGATTCTAAACTGGTTCAATCCAGTAAGCTATTTGCTCGTCAAACAAGCAAGAAGCGACCGAGAAATTTCTTGTGATCAGTCTGTGATGCGTTTATTGAATGAAGAGGATGTTTTCTTTTATGGAAAGACATTGCTGGATTATGTGCAAAAAAATCAGAATTTATATTTGCTTGGTTTTTCCGGTAAGCGGAAAGAGCTGACGAGAAGAATCGAATGCATCAGCAGCTTTCAGCCCTCGTCGACAAAAAAATTGGCTGCTAAATTTATGGTGGTGATCGCTTTAGTTTTCAGTATTTTTTTGATAATCCCACAAGCGAGGACCGACGAAACGGATCAATTTTCGCGACAAGAACCGCTGGTTGAACAGAAATACGATCCACTTTTTGATCAAAACGAAAATAATTCGCTGGTCATTTATGATGATAGCAAGGATCGCTATCTGACCTATAATCAAGCGGCAGGGCACAAACGCTATTCGCCTGACAGTACCTATAAAATTTGGAGTGCGCTGTTCGCACTTGATGCACATAAAATTAATCAGACAAATAATGTACGGGCTTGGGATGGAACGGACTATCCAATTGACAGCTGGAATCATGATCAGAATCTTCAAACAGCCTTAACGAATTCCACTAATTGGTATTTCCAGCAGCTTGATTCGGAATTGGGAAAAACGAAATTAAAAGAAAACTTTCGTTCAATCAACTATGGAAATATGAATCTTTTAGGAGGAATTGATAATTATTGGCTGGAATCATCCTTGAAAATATCACCATTTGAACAAGTGAATCTGTTTAAAAGGCTGCTGGAAGGAAAGCTATCATTTTCGACCGATAATGTGGCATTTGTAAAGCAGGCCATTCATTTACAAACACAGCCAGAATATACGCTTTACGGAAAAACTGGGACCGGCAACAGTGTAACAACGAGTACAGGCTGGTTCCTTGGGTCGATGGAAACGAATAAGGGGAACTATTATTTTGCCTGTCATTTACAAGGAGTAAAGGCAACTGGATCGGCAGCGGCTGAAAAAACATTAGCAATATTAAAAGAGCTAGAAATTTATTGA
- a CDS encoding BlaI/MecI/CopY family transcriptional regulator, producing the protein MKKEIKITDAELKIMEYVWKRASVDSKEIIRAFEKEEEWSPNTIRTLLVRLEQKGAVEHSKSGRVYVYHALIPREYFVKQESQKFIHKFFDGKVSDFVSNFVEDESIDEKEIDQLRELLNKRRK; encoded by the coding sequence ATGAAAAAAGAGATAAAAATTACCGATGCGGAACTAAAAATTATGGAATACGTTTGGAAAAGAGCCTCTGTTGATTCAAAGGAGATTATCCGAGCATTTGAAAAAGAGGAAGAGTGGAGCCCGAATACGATCCGAACGCTATTGGTTCGTTTGGAACAAAAAGGGGCTGTTGAACATTCAAAATCAGGCAGAGTGTACGTCTATCACGCACTAATACCAAGAGAATATTTCGTGAAGCAGGAAAGCCAAAAATTTATTCACAAATTTTTTGATGGCAAGGTCAGTGATTTCGTTTCTAATTTTGTTGAGGATGAATCGATTGACGAAAAGGAAATCGACCAGTTGCGGGAATTATTAAATAAAAGGAGAAAATAG
- a CDS encoding PTS sugar transporter subunit IIA, whose amino-acid sequence MFFKKKKSLKAFVTGKAVPLSEVKDEVFSTGMMGDGISIIPKEGLIISPIDGRIEVANPQMQHAIGLKTQENIEMLIHVGVDTVNLKNEGLELLVSEGQKVKTGDPLLRFDRNIISSAGLDDVVMLIITDSKDFQFDFLTGVEVIKGEEIATWK is encoded by the coding sequence ATGTTTTTCAAAAAGAAAAAAAGTTTAAAAGCCTTTGTCACTGGAAAGGCTGTTCCTCTGTCTGAGGTGAAAGATGAAGTCTTTTCAACTGGTATGATGGGCGATGGCATATCAATCATTCCTAAAGAAGGGCTGATCATTTCTCCAATAGATGGAAGAATAGAGGTGGCTAACCCGCAAATGCAACATGCAATCGGATTGAAGACTCAGGAAAACATTGAAATGCTTATTCATGTAGGAGTGGATACAGTGAATCTCAAAAATGAGGGACTTGAGCTACTAGTATCTGAAGGGCAAAAGGTGAAAACGGGCGATCCTTTATTACGTTTTGACCGAAATATTATTTCTTCTGCGGGGTTGGACGATGTAGTAATGCTGATTATTACTGACTCCAAAGATTTTCAGTTTGATTTTTTAACAGGAGTTGAAGTGATCAAAGGAGAAGAAATTGCTACTTGGAAGTAG
- a CDS encoding ChbG/HpnK family deacetylase yields MTNYLKKVLLRADDLGYSEAVNYGIEKTVKEGLIQSVGVMVNMSATAHGVELLKNEPIAVGQHTNICIGRPLCDPEKIPSLVDEEGNFKSSKTYREAAVDFVVFSEVMLEIEAQYQHFLELFGKRPDYFEGHAVASDNYFKAMEQFSLENELKYSGLPQGQEPNSLTKDAFIDVNGTKVYLSMESMQANYDPYRTFEKLLANLHEDGVDMMIFHPGYLDDYILRNSSLLIPRTAEVAFLTDSAVKNELELLGIELINYKEV; encoded by the coding sequence ATGACAAATTACTTGAAGAAGGTATTGCTTAGAGCGGATGACCTTGGTTATTCAGAGGCTGTTAATTATGGGATAGAAAAAACTGTGAAGGAAGGCTTGATTCAAAGTGTTGGAGTTATGGTAAATATGTCTGCGACCGCTCATGGTGTAGAATTATTAAAGAACGAACCAATCGCTGTTGGTCAGCACACGAATATTTGTATTGGAAGACCATTGTGTGATCCAGAGAAAATACCCTCTTTAGTAGATGAAGAGGGTAATTTTAAATCGTCCAAAACGTATCGAGAAGCGGCAGTAGATTTCGTTGTCTTTTCAGAAGTAATGTTGGAGATTGAGGCACAATATCAACACTTTTTAGAACTATTTGGAAAAAGGCCAGATTATTTTGAGGGACATGCAGTAGCGAGTGATAATTATTTCAAGGCGATGGAGCAATTTTCACTAGAGAATGAGTTGAAATATTCTGGATTGCCACAAGGTCAAGAGCCTAATTCTCTGACAAAGGACGCATTTATTGATGTGAATGGTACGAAAGTCTATTTATCAATGGAGTCAATGCAGGCGAATTATGATCCTTATCGTACTTTTGAAAAGCTGCTTGCGAATCTTCATGAGGATGGGGTTGACATGATGATTTTCCATCCAGGTTATTTAGACGATTATATTTTAAGAAATTCTTCGTTGTTGATTCCTCGTACTGCTGAAGTGGCATTTCTTACTGATTCTGCTGTCAAAAATGAATTGGAGTTATTAGGTATTGAACTGATTAATTATAAGGAAGTGTAG
- a CDS encoding PTS transporter subunit EIIC: MTKFNELAQSILENIGGKENISNMTHCMTRLRFNLKDQSKINEDNLKATTGVLGVVQSGGQYQIIIGQTVNKVYSVLLELTGRAKEQEETEESKEKEPFTLKGLGNKILDYLAGSLTPLIPVLISASMFKMVMAVFGPSMLNWIHEGSSLATLLTFVGDAGFYFFPVFLGYTAGKKFGVTPVLGMFLGGVLLHPTFTQIAADGTPFDILGIPVATQNYASTVIPMILSIWIMSYVEKFFKKIIPSTLGTIFTPTLTMVVMLPITLIVLGPAGFVAGEYISKFLLSLDAIGGFLAVAIIAALWQFLVMTGMHLLMISTMITLFAQNGQDSLVSPAAIVSSMCVAGMCLGSFLRLRNKNEKALAFSFLAACLVGGVTEPGVYGLGVRYRKPFIGLMVGGLAGGLYAGLTGVTAYTLIPVANFACLISFVGGTNGNMINGFIACGIGFVVSATVTYVLSAKEETKENDKLLEEGIA, from the coding sequence ATGACTAAATTTAATGAATTGGCACAATCCATTTTAGAGAATATTGGCGGCAAAGAAAATATTTCAAACATGACTCATTGTATGACTCGTCTACGTTTTAACTTGAAAGATCAAAGTAAAATCAACGAGGATAACTTAAAAGCAACAACTGGTGTATTAGGAGTTGTTCAATCAGGTGGACAATATCAAATCATTATCGGACAGACTGTAAATAAGGTATATAGTGTTTTATTGGAATTAACAGGTAGAGCAAAGGAACAAGAAGAAACTGAAGAAAGCAAAGAGAAAGAGCCGTTTACACTAAAAGGTCTAGGAAATAAGATTTTAGACTACTTGGCTGGAAGCCTAACGCCTTTGATTCCAGTACTAATTTCTGCCTCGATGTTTAAGATGGTCATGGCAGTTTTTGGACCATCAATGTTGAACTGGATTCATGAGGGCAGTTCTTTAGCAACATTACTGACTTTTGTTGGAGACGCGGGTTTCTATTTCTTTCCTGTTTTTTTAGGATACACTGCTGGAAAAAAATTTGGAGTCACTCCTGTTTTAGGAATGTTTTTAGGAGGCGTTTTGCTTCATCCGACTTTTACTCAGATTGCTGCAGATGGCACACCTTTTGATATTCTTGGTATTCCGGTTGCCACACAGAATTATGCAAGTACTGTGATACCAATGATTCTCTCAATCTGGATAATGTCATATGTGGAAAAATTCTTTAAGAAAATTATTCCGTCAACGTTAGGAACAATTTTTACACCAACTTTGACCATGGTGGTTATGCTGCCAATCACGTTAATTGTATTAGGTCCCGCAGGGTTTGTGGCTGGAGAATATATCAGTAAATTTCTATTATCTTTAGATGCAATTGGTGGTTTTCTAGCCGTGGCAATCATTGCAGCATTGTGGCAATTTTTGGTAATGACGGGTATGCATCTATTGATGATCTCCACAATGATTACACTTTTTGCGCAAAATGGGCAGGATTCATTAGTATCGCCTGCAGCTATTGTTTCAAGTATGTGTGTTGCAGGAATGTGTTTGGGTTCGTTTTTACGTTTGAGAAATAAAAATGAAAAAGCACTTGCTTTTAGTTTTCTAGCTGCGTGTCTAGTCGGAGGTGTTACTGAACCCGGCGTCTATGGTTTGGGTGTTCGATACAGAAAACCATTTATTGGTTTAATGGTTGGTGGACTTGCTGGTGGGTTGTATGCAGGCTTAACAGGTGTCACCGCCTATACGTTGATTCCAGTAGCAAATTTTGCTTGTTTAATCTCTTTTGTTGGTGGAACTAATGGAAATATGATTAATGGATTTATTGCTTGCGGAATAGGATTTGTCGTTTCAGCAACTGTTACGTATGTCTTAAGCGCAAAGGAGGAAACAAAAGAAAATGACAAATTACTTGAAGAAGGTATTGCTTAG
- a CDS encoding PRD domain-containing protein, whose protein sequence is MKIIKKINNNVAEAIDGNGNHLIAFGKGLGFPKTPYELTDLNKITMTFYKLSEYFEGLLKEIPEEILNLSAEIVNMAQKELNGQLNPSLVFSLADHIQFSIQRLTTYKDVRMTYSYEIAQMYPKESLLAEETVKMIQQQIHIVLPKGELTSITMHFVNSQSEYKISQEEVLIEEIIQQTTILIEQDLHIVIDRDEFNYNRFCMHMFYYLKRMRSGEELIGPGMEMLDSIKEQHSEIYQLAQKVGKLIAQLYGIESNEDELVYLMIHMNRLYEKNMRSKKHD, encoded by the coding sequence ATGAAAATTATTAAGAAGATTAATAATAATGTTGCGGAAGCGATTGATGGGAATGGAAACCATTTGATTGCTTTTGGCAAAGGGTTAGGCTTCCCTAAAACTCCTTATGAATTAACGGATCTGAATAAAATCACAATGACGTTCTACAAATTAAGTGAATATTTTGAAGGACTATTGAAAGAAATACCTGAGGAAATTTTGAATTTGAGTGCAGAGATTGTCAACATGGCTCAGAAGGAATTAAATGGACAATTGAATCCCTCTTTGGTTTTTAGTTTGGCCGACCACATCCAGTTTTCGATCCAGCGTTTGACAACTTATAAAGATGTTCGAATGACATACTCGTATGAGATAGCTCAAATGTACCCAAAAGAAAGTCTATTAGCCGAAGAAACAGTCAAAATGATTCAGCAACAGATCCATATCGTATTACCTAAAGGAGAGCTGACAAGTATTACGATGCATTTTGTTAATAGTCAGTCAGAGTACAAAATATCGCAAGAAGAAGTATTGATCGAAGAAATTATTCAGCAAACAACGATCTTGATTGAACAGGATCTGCACATTGTGATTGATCGCGATGAGTTTAACTACAATCGTTTTTGCATGCATATGTTTTATTATTTAAAGCGAATGCGCAGTGGAGAAGAATTGATTGGTCCGGGAATGGAAATGTTGGATTCAATCAAAGAACAACATTCGGAAATTTATCAGCTAGCACAAAAGGTTGGTAAATTGATTGCACAACTTTATGGAATTGAATCGAATGAAGATGAATTGGTTTATTTAATGATTCATATGAACCGTTTATACGAAAAAAATATGAGGAGTAAAAAACATGACTAA
- a CDS encoding VanZ family protein encodes MKNSTGMGKVLFVGYLIVLIWILLFKFSLSFSEVVAQFNNQSRSINLIPFKGSVVLNQGIDFSEMINNLLIFIPFGGLLGIIDKNSSFAKKIMYIFLFSLSIEALQFVFGLGATDITDIITNTLGGTVGLLIYSFLKLLFKENKLDRILTVVGMIIFTCCLVFLIFLVIVN; translated from the coding sequence GTGAAAAACAGTACCGGAATGGGGAAAGTTTTATTTGTTGGATATTTAATTGTCTTAATTTGGATATTATTATTCAAATTTTCACTTTCTTTTAGTGAAGTAGTTGCTCAATTTAATAATCAATCAAGAAGTATCAATTTAATACCTTTTAAAGGTTCTGTAGTATTAAATCAAGGGATTGATTTTTCAGAAATGATAAATAATCTTCTTATTTTTATACCTTTTGGTGGGTTGTTGGGAATCATTGATAAAAATTCTTCTTTCGCAAAAAAAATAATGTACATTTTTTTATTCTCTTTAAGTATTGAAGCTCTTCAGTTTGTTTTTGGATTAGGAGCTACAGATATTACAGATATAATAACTAATACATTAGGAGGGACTGTAGGCCTTTTAATATACAGCTTTTTAAAATTGTTATTTAAAGAAAATAAATTGGATAGAATATTGACTGTGGTAGGTATGATTATATTCACCTGTTGCTTAGTTTTTCTGATTTTTTTAGTAATTGTGAATTAG